The segment CTCACACTCTTTATCtctcattcataattatgaaattattcaGTTGAGAGTTCAAGAAAAAGTTTATAACCTCGATACACATTCAAGTATATTGTTTATCCTGGAAATCATCACATAAAGGGATGGAAATCTGTTttcgatatatttatttgcttataGCTACACTTACTTTTAGAAGTCGTAGGTACTAGGTACTCCTAGCTCCTAATCGATTAGCATATAATCGATGGGCATAAAACAGGATGTATTTTAGATGTGTAGCTTGacgattaatttattttaacaagcttttatttatattgccctgttagttattttattagtgtgggtcaaatcttagaagctaaatttgacccacttcccgattacCGATTTAGCGGAAATTTTgcacacatatgtaaatcggataacaatgcaatattatgatgacatggagctgatctgatgatggagacagaagatgaccatgggaactctgtgataaaacaacgcaaaactaattgtttttggggttgttagaattagttggctgtgaaaaaaaatcatttagcGATAAAAGATTGGaccaaaaatcttttttttttgcacaaaacttatgtacctattatttttcCAGAGACCCTGCCTGAAGCCGTAGAGACCACGTGCGCAAAATGCACAGAGAAACAGAAGGGCAACATCAAGAAGGTGATCAAAGCCATCCAGACGCGACACCCCCGGCAGTGGGACGAGCTCGTCAAGAAAAACGACCCGACTGGCAAACACATTGTTAACTTCAACAAGTTCATTGAAAGCTAAACGTATTTTTAAAGCTTAGGTTAAGTTAGAATAGGAAGGCTGCTACGATCTCCAAAAACGATCGAATTTAGGCCCTTAGCCCAAATAAATTAGAGTTTAACCTAAATAATCTCGCATTAGAAGATCGTATGTTGCCTGTAACTCATCTGTTGTCGTTaggtacttttttaaatttaaatgatttCCTAAAATTGGCAAATTGATTGTTCACCTGCTTAGCTGTGTGGAagcattatttattgtattttcacaACATAGACtgatattgtaataaaaaatatccgaCATATTTTGATGGTTATTTTCCTGGAAACGTCAATTCCATTAATCCTGCTATGTTTcgatg is part of the Cydia pomonella isolate Wapato2018A chromosome 18, ilCydPomo1, whole genome shotgun sequence genome and harbors:
- the LOC133527757 gene encoding ejaculatory bulb-specific protein 3-like isoform X1 is translated as MKSCIVFACLLVAVFAADKYNSKYDNFDVETLITNDRLLKSYINCFLDKGRCTPEGTDFKKTLPEAVETTCAKCTEKQKGNIKKVIKAIQTRHPRQWDELVKKNDPTGKHIVNFNKFIES